A portion of the Oxynema aestuarii AP17 genome contains these proteins:
- a CDS encoding helix-turn-helix transcriptional regulator, with protein sequence MARKKETITLSIPPGTKARLEAIARRLGIMWGKSPSISGLIVAIAEEEYELGETFVLTPRQLAVLQQATDLLIDTGFVDKAQTLLQLMLDRGDLDPSFHQELMRTIGQTGQPWRVVVEEHRKNRQPFRVLYRNSQGEEYTYTVRYAQFDFHEKRYYLHVWCDETEDVQDSQFPELRHNRCLRLDRIQSIVPTDASWREEGLDTIKVHLHFYSGMVKAYEPKKDIDIEDREVNGVRQVVRRVANPFWLARDIRRYGEDCEVIAPDSLRQLMMQEYRKMLDRYSS encoded by the coding sequence ATGGCACGTAAAAAAGAGACAATCACACTGTCAATCCCCCCAGGGACGAAGGCGCGACTGGAGGCGATCGCCCGTCGTCTGGGCATCATGTGGGGCAAATCCCCCAGTATCTCCGGCTTAATCGTCGCGATCGCCGAAGAAGAGTACGAACTCGGTGAAACTTTTGTACTTACACCTCGGCAATTAGCTGTATTGCAACAGGCCACAGATCTCCTCATCGACACGGGATTTGTGGATAAAGCGCAAACCCTATTGCAACTCATGCTCGATCGCGGCGACCTAGACCCCTCTTTCCATCAGGAACTCATGCGAACCATCGGTCAAACCGGGCAACCTTGGCGCGTTGTCGTGGAAGAACATCGGAAAAACCGCCAACCGTTCCGGGTTCTCTATCGCAACAGCCAAGGAGAAGAGTATACGTACACTGTCCGTTACGCGCAGTTCGACTTTCACGAAAAACGCTACTACCTGCATGTTTGGTGCGACGAAACAGAGGACGTGCAAGACAGCCAGTTTCCCGAACTCCGTCACAATCGCTGTCTGCGGCTCGATCGCATTCAGTCCATCGTCCCCACAGACGCCTCTTGGCGAGAGGAAGGCTTGGATACGATAAAAGTACACTTACACTTTTATAGCGGCATGGTCAAAGCCTACGAACCCAAAAAGGACATCGATATCGAAGATCGAGAGGTGAATGGCGTGCGCCAGGTGGTGCGTCGCGTCGCCAATCCCTTCTGGTTAGCCAGAGACATTCGACGCTATGGCGAAGATTGCGAAGTTATCGCTCCCGATAGCCTGCGTCAACTGATGATGCAAGAATATCGAAAAATGCTCGATCGCTATTCTTCTTAA
- a CDS encoding DnaD domain protein, translated as MMTPSASLPSSPTPESNPSDLQSGEERPIDQTTLLSTQGLEKDSDWLGEKLHDLCDELGLSKPEDLIAIVVQWAHVEKEASIERELNQVKKVLDDSIDLGILTKEEAIERLEKKRKDLKKPPLLDALLNNKEQETLYRILMDSQSDIEAIREEIRIIIRLFFGKQ; from the coding sequence ATGATGACTCCTTCTGCATCCTTACCCAGCTCCCCGACGCCCGAATCCAACCCGTCCGACTTACAATCGGGGGAAGAACGACCGATCGACCAAACCACTTTATTATCAACTCAAGGTCTTGAAAAAGATAGCGACTGGCTCGGTGAAAAGTTACACGATTTGTGTGACGAACTCGGACTCTCTAAGCCAGAAGATCTGATTGCCATTGTCGTTCAATGGGCTCACGTTGAGAAAGAAGCCTCGATAGAGCGGGAATTGAACCAAGTTAAAAAAGTTCTCGACGACTCGATCGATTTGGGGATTTTGACGAAGGAAGAAGCGATCGAGCGGTTGGAGAAAAAACGCAAAGATTTGAAAAAACCACCGTTGCTCGATGCTTTACTCAACAATAAAGAGCAAGAAACCCTTTATCGAATTTTAATGGATTCTCAATCGGATATCGAAGCCATTCGCGAAGAAATTAGAATTATTATTCGCTTGTTTTTCGGAAAGCAATAA
- a CDS encoding pentapeptide repeat-containing protein, which translates to MSQANLYGADLRGANLTDADLDEVNLLGANLEGAIGLRR; encoded by the coding sequence TTGAGTCAAGCTAATCTGTATGGCGCCGATTTACGCGGAGCCAACCTCACCGATGCCGATCTTGACGAAGTCAATTTATTGGGAGCAAATTTAGAAGGAGCGATCGGATTAAGACGGTAA
- a CDS encoding RNA-guided endonuclease InsQ/TnpB family protein translates to MLLGFKTQLKVNLTQRQKLARHAGVARHAYNWGHGLCLGILSHNAACRPDEKIKFPTAIDLHKWLNKLVKLENLWYYEVSKCAPQYALRHLAQAWQDCFKKKKSRPKFKKKGRQDSFTLDGTIKILSENKIQVPVIEILKTYERLSGNYQPKNVTISREADRWFISFKIDVNVTPTEKKTDVVGIDLGIKALATLSTGVSIEGIKAYKKHSNKLARLQRQVSRKSLGSANRKKSQLQVQKLHRKIANLRKDTLHKLTLQSCKNHAVNVIENLNGSGMMANHKLAKSIADMGFYEFRRQMEYKSQIYGSQLIIVDRFYPSSKICSNCGSIKDSLLLSERLFGCDHCHLKIDRDLNAAKNLEKIGRATAKLTPVDKSEQTPLVEAGSKIDSNVLFIKLSDLMGKFG, encoded by the coding sequence ATGTTATTAGGGTTTAAAACACAACTTAAAGTTAATCTGACCCAACGACAAAAACTTGCTCGTCATGCGGGAGTGGCGCGTCATGCTTACAATTGGGGTCACGGGTTGTGTTTAGGAATTTTATCACATAATGCCGCTTGTCGTCCCGATGAAAAAATTAAATTTCCCACAGCAATTGACTTACATAAATGGTTAAATAAGTTAGTAAAACTAGAGAATCTGTGGTATTACGAAGTTTCTAAGTGTGCCCCTCAATACGCTCTCAGACATCTCGCCCAGGCGTGGCAAGATTGCTTTAAAAAAAAGAAATCTAGACCTAAATTTAAGAAAAAAGGTAGACAAGACAGCTTTACTCTAGATGGAACCATAAAAATATTATCTGAAAATAAAATTCAGGTTCCTGTTATTGAAATTCTGAAAACTTATGAAAGACTGTCGGGAAATTATCAACCCAAAAATGTGACGATTAGTCGAGAGGCAGATCGCTGGTTTATTTCGTTTAAAATAGATGTCAACGTGACCCCCACCGAGAAGAAAACAGATGTAGTGGGGATAGATTTGGGGATAAAAGCGCTTGCCACCTTATCAACGGGAGTAAGTATAGAAGGAATAAAAGCATATAAAAAGCATTCAAATAAACTAGCTAGACTCCAAAGACAAGTTAGCCGAAAAAGTCTCGGCTCTGCCAATCGAAAAAAGTCCCAGCTTCAAGTCCAAAAACTCCATCGGAAAATCGCTAATCTCAGAAAAGATACGTTACATAAGTTGACCTTACAATCATGCAAGAACCACGCCGTTAATGTGATAGAAAACTTAAACGGATCGGGCATGATGGCCAATCATAAACTAGCTAAATCTATCGCCGATATGGGGTTTTATGAATTCCGACGACAGATGGAATATAAGAGCCAAATATATGGGTCACAATTAATAATCGTAGACAGATTTTATCCATCTAGTAAAATCTGTTCTAATTGTGGAAGCATTAAAGACTCATTACTCTTATCAGAAAGACTGTTTGGTTGCGACCATTGTCATCTCAAAATAGACAGAGATTTAAACGCAGCCAAAAATCTGGAAAAAATAGGTCGAGCTACGGCCAAATTAACGCCTGTGGACAAGAGCGAGCAGACTCCCTTGGTAGAAGCAGGAAGTAAAATCGACTCAAACGTATTGTTCATCAAGCTTTCAGACTTGATGGGTAAGTTTGGGTAG
- a CDS encoding CRR6 family NdhI maturation factor yields the protein MAIIISVSAQAIQKLDVSAAQTKIEQILGEGTTPPLEPELRFEIDYPREPEDPRELSEIPEVRLWFIRLDALYPWLPIVLDWRGGELARYTAMLVPHEFHRTEGIQYNPQALEIFLMHKIFAIATWLQHRGISSQSKLMGLAQMLGYELDEGFFDAIALRP from the coding sequence ATGGCCATTATTATCTCTGTCTCTGCTCAAGCCATACAAAAACTGGATGTCTCTGCGGCCCAAACGAAGATCGAACAGATCTTGGGTGAGGGGACTACGCCGCCACTCGAACCAGAATTGCGCTTTGAGATCGACTACCCCCGCGAACCCGAAGACCCCCGCGAACTTTCCGAGATTCCCGAGGTTCGACTCTGGTTTATCCGTCTCGATGCTCTCTATCCCTGGTTGCCGATCGTCCTCGACTGGCGCGGCGGCGAACTGGCCCGCTACACGGCGATGTTGGTTCCTCACGAGTTTCACCGCACGGAGGGGATTCAATATAATCCCCAAGCGTTGGAGATTTTCTTGATGCACAAGATTTTCGCGATCGCCACTTGGCTGCAACACCGAGGTATTTCGAGCCAGTCTAAGTTAATGGGCCTGGCACAAATGCTCGGCTACGAACTCGACGAGGGCTTCTTTGACGCGATCGCCCTTCGCCCTTGA
- a CDS encoding Fur family transcriptional regulator: protein MKKETTSAKPIRSLDDALHRCQSLGMRLSRQRRYILELLWQAQEHLSAREIYDRLNQAGKAIGHTSVYQNLEALSSQGIIECIERSDGRLYGNISDSHSHVNCLQSNRLLDVYVELPPEIIERVERETGVRIVDYRINFYGYSVEDGQTNDQQGTDSPDEGAWMGDNPAADPEERPGAEIDANGAAV, encoded by the coding sequence ATGAAAAAAGAGACCACGAGCGCGAAACCGATCCGTTCCTTAGACGACGCCCTGCATCGGTGTCAGTCCTTGGGAATGCGACTGAGTCGCCAACGAAGATATATCCTAGAACTGCTCTGGCAAGCACAGGAACATCTCTCGGCCAGAGAGATTTACGATCGCCTCAATCAAGCGGGCAAAGCCATCGGCCATACCTCCGTCTACCAAAACCTCGAAGCCTTATCCAGCCAAGGAATTATCGAATGCATCGAGCGATCGGACGGTCGCCTGTACGGCAATATCAGCGATTCTCACAGTCACGTGAACTGTCTGCAGAGCAATCGACTGTTAGACGTTTACGTCGAACTGCCTCCAGAAATTATCGAGCGCGTCGAACGAGAAACCGGGGTTCGCATTGTTGACTATCGGATTAACTTCTACGGTTACTCCGTAGAAGACGGGCAAACCAACGACCAACAGGGAACCGACTCCCCCGACGAGGGCGCCTGGATGGGCGACAATCCGGCGGCTGACCCTGAGGAGCGCCCAGGTGCGGAGATCGACGCCAATGGTGCTGCCGTGTAA
- a CDS encoding DUF3685 domain-containing protein — MSQTALKLILVDRDPIFLLGLQTVCQACPAFEIVGEAQTARATLELLQNQNGDADLPDAIVADGDLLGDRLDADTADTLLDRLHRDFGRVPLLALSSRPPDRQTLEALGVRGSCPKGIPGSELIAAIREVAEGRSYWHPSLSGSASLAIAAHRGGLLGNLWQDFHRLGLHQIDRQLAEITTQLQHSSLPNVDRWFLEGRQRELIAARWMVDRILAPPAPSSAAMGERRPSPNRPTPATNAPQSAPPSAAGALTLSDPNHEALVEFVPASLFELTLAKIPQVKRNNTGRPMEIDILRPPKKQQLLAIVVGQLEAVLDQLRFSQVQLTQLGSKRSQILEDIWEGAIAEFFGQYYSLWIGEVPGAVQEVWLNGDNPYTVPQELRPTLAPETLGMREIELVPALLQDVAIVRRDILDRIPFVVDLCAYCLFKIPLAIDNRAHAWDSPAARERAQAILENLTIEIANAAIQPLLNQFADVEAIKQNFYERCWMPSREIERLRNDLSWQYRRQQYWQEPKDIFESQYRLFVLGATAIECQSVYASRTQELQQLQGLRLGATLLLETRDAIAPRLRALLVSIGNGARYLLIQIGRGIGLVGRGILQGIGNSLQETRYSKNREQSK, encoded by the coding sequence GTGAGTCAAACAGCCCTCAAACTCATCCTCGTCGATCGCGACCCAATTTTCTTGTTGGGGTTGCAAACCGTGTGTCAAGCGTGTCCCGCATTTGAGATCGTCGGCGAGGCGCAAACGGCAAGAGCGACCCTCGAATTACTTCAGAATCAAAATGGCGATGCGGATCTTCCCGACGCGATCGTTGCCGATGGAGACTTGTTGGGCGATCGCCTCGATGCCGATACCGCCGACACCCTGCTCGATCGCCTCCATCGCGACTTTGGCCGCGTTCCCCTCCTCGCCTTGAGTTCGAGACCGCCCGATCGCCAGACCCTCGAAGCCCTCGGCGTTCGCGGCAGTTGTCCCAAAGGCATTCCCGGTTCGGAATTGATCGCCGCCATCCGCGAAGTGGCCGAAGGTCGCAGCTACTGGCACCCATCGCTCTCCGGCAGCGCTTCCCTGGCGATCGCCGCCCATCGCGGCGGCTTGTTGGGCAATCTCTGGCAGGACTTCCATCGCCTCGGCTTACACCAAATCGACCGCCAACTCGCCGAAATTACCACTCAATTACAACATTCCTCCTTGCCAAATGTCGATCGCTGGTTTCTGGAAGGACGCCAACGGGAACTGATCGCCGCACGCTGGATGGTCGATCGGATCTTAGCCCCCCCGGCACCATCATCCGCCGCAATGGGGGAACGCCGCCCGTCACCGAACCGCCCTACCCCTGCCACCAATGCGCCCCAGTCCGCCCCGCCAAGCGCGGCAGGAGCTTTGACCCTCAGCGACCCGAATCACGAAGCCCTCGTCGAGTTTGTCCCCGCCTCCTTATTCGAGTTGACCTTAGCCAAAATCCCCCAGGTGAAGCGCAACAACACCGGGAGACCGATGGAAATCGATATTTTACGTCCGCCGAAAAAACAACAATTATTGGCGATCGTCGTCGGTCAACTCGAAGCCGTTCTCGACCAACTGCGGTTTTCACAAGTCCAACTGACCCAATTGGGATCCAAGCGATCGCAGATCTTAGAGGATATTTGGGAAGGGGCGATCGCCGAATTTTTCGGTCAATATTACTCCCTCTGGATCGGCGAAGTCCCCGGCGCCGTGCAGGAAGTGTGGTTGAACGGGGACAATCCTTACACCGTTCCCCAAGAACTGCGCCCGACTTTGGCGCCCGAGACCCTGGGAATGCGCGAAATTGAATTGGTTCCCGCCTTATTGCAAGACGTGGCGATCGTGCGTCGGGACATCCTCGATCGCATTCCTTTCGTGGTCGATTTGTGCGCCTATTGCTTATTTAAAATTCCCTTAGCGATCGACAATCGCGCCCATGCTTGGGATAGCCCCGCCGCGCGAGAACGCGCTCAAGCGATTCTAGAAAATCTGACGATCGAAATTGCCAACGCGGCGATCCAACCCTTGCTCAATCAATTTGCCGATGTCGAAGCGATCAAGCAGAATTTTTACGAGCGCTGCTGGATGCCGAGTCGCGAAATCGAGCGCCTGCGTAACGATCTGTCCTGGCAATATCGGCGTCAACAATATTGGCAAGAACCGAAAGATATTTTTGAAAGTCAATATCGTCTGTTCGTCCTCGGCGCCACCGCGATCGAGTGTCAGTCGGTTTATGCCTCGCGTACTCAAGAATTGCAGCAGTTGCAGGGTCTGCGCCTGGGAGCCACCTTGCTCTTAGAAACTCGCGATGCGATCGCCCCGAGATTGCGAGCCTTGTTGGTCTCCATCGGCAATGGCGCCCGTTATCTGTTGATTCAAATCGGACGCGGTATCGGTTTGGTCGGTCGCGGGATCCTTCAAGGGATTGGCAATTCGTTGCAAGAAACCCGTTACAGCAAGAATCGCGAACAGTCAAAATAA
- a CDS encoding ATP-dependent helicase: MPQNSDLSETRTTPEVTATPDNGRESPWERIRRGLRPGQRQMADWQGGSLAVSAVPGAGKSKGMADAAALTIARSQLNHRRQLVVVTFTRSAAANIKVRIRQALETLGLPAYGFNVNTLHGLALNIATQHPEQSGLSLEEATLIAPNQSHRAIAHCVERWIAEHPYRYQQLIEGQSFDGEETERLRRQSVLRTDVLPALAHTVIHESKSSGLLPEDLLALAEASQTRVPDDDYEILAIAVGLYREYQQFLRSRQLIDYDDMILAALRVLREPSTCQIWQERVYAVFEDEAQDSSPLQSQLLELLATDANNRDAPPNLIRVGDPNQAINSTFTPADPIYFRRFCQHCESRGLLATMDRAGRSSPMIIEAANFTLDWVNEHYPRALQGLGTAIVEEALPFRAQHIHPVDPGDPQKGANPAPTGLGLELCAPRDIYATVGAIARRIVELFSHTSEPRSAAILVRENRQGRLIQEIFSNPKAYGLDCELLDRGIPVYDVAANERLSHVPGEILALLNFIDRPHSPQYLKEALRVLVKRQRIQAQDLDRLASRPEQFLYPGPLAPTQSPSELDARGFCTRLLDARIALPIYQLISFIAVELDYNPSELATADKLGERVSRQTARSRSMASILEVLNEIVASESFEGVDADRDTESIYTRSGQVTIVTMHKAKGLDWDYVFIPFLHENTIPGQSWVPPQAQFLGEFTLSEVARAQIRASLHGQKQFYSRRLGDFDPTTAIPSVRESWQQAAALKMAEEYRLLYVAMTRARRLLWMSAAVQAPFTWSKPENLQQQKPCPVFAALAKHFPESVVTVD, from the coding sequence ATGCCTCAAAATTCCGACCTCAGCGAGACCCGCACTACCCCCGAAGTCACTGCAACACCGGACAATGGGAGAGAGAGCCCCTGGGAACGCATTCGTCGTGGTTTGCGCCCGGGACAACGGCAAATGGCGGATTGGCAGGGCGGATCCCTGGCCGTTTCGGCGGTTCCCGGCGCGGGAAAATCGAAAGGAATGGCAGATGCGGCAGCCCTGACGATCGCCCGATCGCAGTTAAATCATCGTCGTCAGCTCGTCGTGGTCACGTTCACGCGATCGGCAGCCGCCAATATTAAAGTGAGAATCCGCCAAGCTTTAGAAACCTTGGGGCTTCCGGCTTACGGTTTCAACGTCAATACCTTGCACGGACTCGCCCTCAATATCGCCACCCAACACCCGGAACAGTCGGGGCTGAGTTTGGAAGAAGCGACCTTAATCGCCCCCAATCAAAGCCACCGGGCGATCGCCCATTGCGTCGAACGCTGGATCGCCGAGCATCCCTATCGTTACCAGCAGTTAATCGAAGGGCAATCCTTCGACGGCGAAGAAACCGAACGCCTGCGCCGTCAGTCGGTCTTACGAACCGACGTGCTTCCCGCACTGGCGCACACGGTGATTCACGAATCGAAATCCTCCGGACTGTTACCGGAAGATTTACTCGCCCTCGCCGAAGCCTCCCAAACGCGGGTTCCCGATGACGATTACGAAATTTTGGCGATCGCCGTCGGATTGTATCGCGAATATCAACAGTTTCTGCGATCGCGCCAACTGATCGACTACGACGACATGATTCTCGCCGCCTTGCGCGTCCTGCGCGAACCGAGTACCTGTCAGATTTGGCAAGAGCGCGTTTACGCCGTGTTTGAAGACGAAGCGCAAGATTCTTCCCCCTTACAATCCCAACTGCTCGAATTGCTCGCCACCGACGCCAACAACCGCGACGCCCCCCCGAACTTGATTCGCGTCGGCGACCCCAATCAAGCGATTAACTCGACGTTCACCCCCGCCGATCCGATTTACTTTCGCCGTTTTTGTCAGCATTGCGAAAGTCGCGGACTGTTGGCGACCATGGACCGCGCCGGACGCAGTAGTCCGATGATTATTGAAGCGGCTAATTTTACCCTGGATTGGGTGAACGAGCATTATCCGCGCGCGTTACAGGGGTTGGGAACGGCGATCGTTGAAGAAGCGTTACCGTTTCGCGCCCAGCATATTCATCCGGTGGATCCGGGAGACCCGCAAAAGGGAGCCAATCCGGCGCCGACGGGGTTGGGTTTGGAACTGTGCGCCCCCCGGGATATCTATGCTACGGTCGGGGCGATCGCCCGTCGGATTGTCGAACTATTCTCCCATACCTCCGAACCGCGATCGGCGGCGATTTTAGTGCGCGAAAACCGACAAGGACGCCTGATTCAAGAGATTTTCAGCAATCCCAAAGCCTACGGTCTCGACTGCGAACTCCTCGATCGCGGTATTCCCGTTTACGATGTCGCCGCGAACGAACGTCTCTCTCACGTTCCCGGCGAAATCCTCGCTTTACTCAATTTTATCGATCGCCCCCACTCGCCCCAGTATCTCAAAGAAGCTTTGCGCGTCCTCGTCAAACGTCAACGCATTCAGGCCCAAGATCTCGACCGCCTCGCCAGTCGTCCGGAACAGTTTCTCTATCCCGGACCGCTCGCTCCCACACAATCCCCGTCGGAACTGGACGCCCGGGGGTTCTGCACGCGCTTGCTCGACGCCCGCATCGCTTTACCTATCTACCAGCTTATTTCGTTTATCGCCGTCGAATTGGATTACAACCCGTCGGAATTGGCGACGGCGGATAAATTGGGGGAACGGGTCTCGCGACAAACGGCGCGATCGCGATCGATGGCGTCGATTTTAGAAGTCCTCAACGAAATTGTGGCGTCGGAAAGTTTTGAAGGGGTAGACGCCGACCGAGATACAGAATCGATCTATACGCGATCGGGTCAAGTGACGATCGTGACCATGCACAAAGCTAAAGGGTTAGATTGGGATTACGTTTTTATCCCTTTCCTGCACGAAAACACGATTCCCGGTCAGTCCTGGGTGCCGCCCCAAGCTCAGTTTCTCGGCGAGTTTACCCTCTCGGAGGTCGCCCGCGCCCAAATTCGTGCCAGTTTGCACGGTCAAAAACAGTTTTATTCCCGCCGTTTGGGCGATTTCGACCCGACGACGGCCATTCCTTCGGTTCGCGAGTCATGGCAGCAAGCGGCAGCTTTGAAAATGGCGGAAGAATATCGCTTGCTCTATGTCGCTATGACTCGCGCCCGGCGCCTGTTGTGGATGTCGGCGGCGGTGCAAGCTCCGTTTACTTGGAGTAAGCCGGAAAATTTACAACAACAAAAGCCTTGTCCGGTGTTTGCCGCGTTGGCCAAACATTTTCCCGAATCGGTCGTCACGGTAGATTAG